Proteins from a single region of Catenulispora acidiphila DSM 44928:
- a CDS encoding alpha-amylase family glycosyl hydrolase, which produces MQRRRRLTLVGTAVSLAAATAVTAAAAPSSAAPARSAAALNAAALSSTPVSTGDMTNDVIYQLLTDRFYDGNTGNDNPSSSPNLNDSSHNNWQEYWGGDFAGVSAKMQYLSDLGVGAIWISPPVENVNVPVPDSTTGATTAGYHGYWGMDFYTPEPHFGQWADFDAMVAAAHAKGIKVIMDWAVNDSNPEDTSNPNYGAGGALKQNGTTLSTYDNDPNGYFHHNGGVGDYSNLYDVEYQNLFNLADLAQENPAVTNYVQGAVDTWLSHGVDGIRMDAVKHMPGGWLKGYVDHIENSHSVFMYGEWADPSSAPLWSDEVKFANTDGQSLENFDLNTAVRDVFASNANMSELDSELSRQQSSINWSNDLVDFVDSQDENRFLSINNNTTLLDQATVVNMTVPGIPSVYYGDEQYLHNDTTNSFGQVGGDPYNRAQMTSFAETSRNFAVTQKLAALRKANPALRYGSSTQRWLNNDVYVYERKFYNNTVLVAVNKSKTANYALTGLNTSLPAGSYNDVLSGALGGGTLTVSTGTGGNNPTGAYTLNAGQAAVWSYAAPTASTPEVGNIGPTIGHSGDVVAVTGTNFGTTAGTATVGGTAAPVKYWSNTEVDLAIPAGATAGLDQVVLTSSAGTASNGIAYHVESGTQVPVTFTVTGTSTSPGDEIYLSGNDDELGNWSTDTATAIGPLLDPNYPTWFSLASVPAGATVQFKFFIKHTDGTVTWEGGSNHTYTVPASGTGTVTVAW; this is translated from the coding sequence ATGCAAAGACGCCGCAGACTTACGCTGGTCGGCACGGCCGTGAGCCTGGCCGCGGCCACCGCGGTGACCGCCGCCGCGGCTCCCAGCTCGGCCGCCCCGGCCCGGTCGGCCGCCGCACTGAACGCCGCCGCGCTGAGCTCCACGCCGGTCAGCACCGGCGACATGACCAACGACGTGATCTACCAGCTGCTCACGGACCGCTTCTACGACGGCAACACCGGCAACGACAATCCCTCCTCCTCGCCGAACCTGAACGACTCCAGCCACAACAACTGGCAGGAGTACTGGGGCGGGGACTTCGCCGGCGTGAGCGCCAAGATGCAGTACCTGTCCGACCTCGGCGTCGGCGCGATCTGGATCTCCCCGCCGGTGGAGAACGTCAACGTCCCGGTCCCGGACAGCACGACCGGTGCTACCACCGCGGGCTATCACGGTTACTGGGGAATGGATTTCTACACCCCCGAGCCGCACTTCGGGCAGTGGGCGGACTTCGACGCCATGGTGGCCGCGGCGCATGCCAAGGGCATCAAGGTGATCATGGACTGGGCGGTCAACGACTCCAACCCCGAGGACACCAGCAACCCGAACTACGGCGCGGGCGGCGCGCTGAAGCAGAACGGGACCACGCTGTCGACGTACGACAACGACCCGAACGGCTACTTCCACCACAACGGCGGCGTCGGGGACTACAGCAACCTCTACGACGTCGAGTATCAGAACCTGTTCAACCTCGCCGACCTGGCGCAGGAGAACCCGGCGGTCACCAACTACGTGCAGGGCGCCGTCGACACCTGGCTCTCCCACGGCGTGGACGGCATCCGCATGGACGCCGTCAAGCACATGCCCGGCGGCTGGCTCAAGGGCTACGTCGACCACATCGAGAACTCGCACAGCGTGTTCATGTACGGGGAGTGGGCCGACCCGAGCAGCGCCCCGCTGTGGTCGGACGAGGTGAAGTTCGCCAACACCGATGGGCAGTCGCTGGAGAACTTCGACCTGAACACGGCGGTGCGTGACGTCTTCGCCAGCAACGCGAACATGTCGGAGCTGGACTCCGAACTGAGCCGCCAACAGAGTTCCATCAACTGGTCCAACGACCTGGTGGACTTCGTCGACAGTCAGGACGAGAACCGCTTCCTGTCCATCAATAACAACACCACGCTGCTCGATCAGGCGACCGTGGTGAACATGACCGTGCCGGGCATCCCATCGGTCTACTACGGCGATGAGCAGTACCTGCACAACGACACCACGAACTCCTTCGGCCAGGTCGGCGGCGATCCCTACAACCGGGCGCAGATGACGTCCTTCGCCGAGACCAGCCGCAACTTCGCCGTCACCCAGAAGCTGGCCGCCCTGCGCAAGGCCAACCCCGCCCTGCGTTACGGCAGCTCGACTCAGCGCTGGCTCAACAACGACGTCTACGTCTACGAGCGCAAGTTCTACAACAACACGGTCCTGGTCGCGGTGAACAAGAGCAAGACCGCGAACTACGCCCTGACCGGCCTGAACACCTCCCTGCCCGCCGGCAGCTACAACGACGTCCTCAGCGGCGCCCTCGGCGGCGGCACCCTGACCGTCAGCACCGGCACCGGCGGCAACAACCCCACCGGCGCCTACACCCTGAACGCAGGCCAGGCAGCCGTATGGTCCTATGCCGCCCCGACCGCCTCCACCCCCGAGGTCGGCAACATCGGCCCGACCATCGGCCACAGCGGCGACGTCGTAGCCGTCACCGGCACCAACTTCGGCACCACCGCCGGCACCGCCACGGTCGGCGGCACAGCCGCACCAGTGAAGTACTGGTCGAACACCGAGGTGGACCTGGCAATCCCCGCCGGCGCCACCGCAGGCCTGGACCAGGTAGTGCTCACCTCCTCCGCAGGCACCGCCAGCAACGGCATCGCCTACCACGTCGAGTCCGGAACGCAGGTCCCCGTGACCTTCACCGTGACCGGCACATCCACCTCACCAGGCGACGAGATCTACCTGTCCGGCAACGACGACGAACTCGGCAACTGGAGCACCGACACCGCCACCGCCATCGGCCCACTCCTCGACCCCAACTACCCGACCTGGTTCAGCCTGGCCAGCGTCCCAGCCGGAGCCACCGTCCAATTCAAGTTCTTCATCAAGCACACGGACGGCACAGTCACCTGGGAAGGCGGATCGAATCACACGTACACCGTCCCGGCTTCCGGGACGGGGACTGTGACCGTCGCCTGGTAG